The following proteins come from a genomic window of Candidatus Krumholzibacteriia bacterium:
- a CDS encoding ComEC/Rec2 family competence protein, which yields MSPPWRALFAALLTFAVAGPDLSTVERSTAAVALSASLVWGRPRPGLVLIAAAVGLLGAGRLHATIDQAETWAGTETSALIRFVERIDEGYWRGDLGHPSAGRVAARVSRVPEGVVVGEVRRARVRVAPLPHTRNPDDRRALRGRIGTGVLLRARIDDCGPPLIEGTGPGLRERVRGAAAGHWERAFGQGAALWRALLLADRRALRRDAVERVQQLGFAHLLALSGLHVGVVLGLVVLPLRGLGRRGMLVALPALGLWVVVAGAGPSMVRAVLMVTLVVLGGVLRERAKVDEALAVVGLVEIALRPHVVCGVGWWLSYAATLAILRSLPLLKGRHPIVAGLGVSIFAQLGTLPWILDTFGRLPLFAPVLLLAVGPLFTAVLAVGGACAVLALLPLPVVAPVAAVWAHAFGWVLARAGTTGNWALGHPGFDDHAWALALVVVGWWLLPHQWLRVRRDLIASGVVLIGVYADPGGTADHTWITFDVGQGDAHVYRCDERVVLIDTGPKGWGWHPIERSVLPWLERRGIDGVTVVLTHAHLDHVAGTRRLLRSARVDTLVMAASDRGLEWSDRFTALADSTGVAVQWSAAGEVLWDRACCEANVLWPPASLAGEGANDRSLVLRIGPRTAPVLATGDLERYGERGVLDALSRRPDPDTWILKVAHHGGDTGTDPELLRRMRPRWGLVSCGYGNNHGHPHPSVSERLRAAGTEVLRTDLAGAVVVEWRSGVPRVRRAGGEP from the coding sequence ATGAGTCCACCGTGGCGTGCCCTCTTCGCCGCGCTGCTGACCTTCGCCGTGGCCGGCCCCGACCTTTCGACCGTCGAACGCTCGACCGCCGCGGTCGCCCTCTCGGCCTCGCTGGTCTGGGGTCGTCCGCGTCCCGGTCTCGTCCTGATCGCCGCCGCTGTGGGGCTGCTGGGCGCGGGCCGTCTCCACGCCACGATCGATCAGGCCGAGACCTGGGCGGGGACCGAGACCTCCGCCCTGATCCGCTTCGTCGAACGGATCGACGAAGGCTACTGGCGCGGCGATCTGGGTCATCCCAGCGCCGGTCGGGTCGCGGCTCGCGTGAGCCGCGTTCCCGAGGGCGTCGTGGTCGGCGAGGTGCGGCGGGCACGCGTGCGGGTGGCCCCGCTCCCGCACACCCGCAATCCCGACGATCGGCGCGCGCTCCGGGGACGGATCGGCACCGGCGTGCTCCTGCGCGCCCGGATCGACGACTGCGGGCCGCCGTTGATCGAGGGGACCGGGCCCGGTCTCCGCGAGCGGGTCCGGGGCGCGGCAGCCGGGCACTGGGAGCGAGCCTTCGGTCAGGGGGCGGCCCTGTGGCGCGCCCTGCTCCTGGCCGACCGTCGCGCTCTTCGCAGAGATGCCGTCGAACGCGTCCAGCAGCTGGGCTTCGCGCATCTGCTCGCTCTGAGCGGACTGCACGTCGGCGTGGTGCTGGGACTGGTCGTCCTGCCACTGCGCGGTCTCGGACGGCGGGGAATGCTGGTCGCGCTGCCCGCCCTCGGGCTCTGGGTCGTGGTCGCGGGTGCGGGGCCTTCGATGGTGCGAGCGGTGCTCATGGTGACCCTCGTGGTTCTGGGTGGCGTGCTGCGCGAGCGGGCGAAGGTCGACGAGGCGCTCGCCGTGGTGGGCCTGGTGGAGATCGCACTGCGTCCGCACGTGGTCTGCGGCGTGGGCTGGTGGTTGAGCTACGCGGCCACCCTCGCGATCCTGCGTTCCCTCCCGCTGCTGAAGGGCCGGCACCCGATCGTGGCGGGTCTCGGGGTCTCGATCTTCGCCCAGCTCGGAACCCTGCCGTGGATCCTCGACACCTTCGGACGCCTCCCGCTGTTCGCGCCCGTCCTCCTGCTGGCCGTCGGGCCCTTGTTCACGGCGGTCCTGGCCGTCGGCGGTGCGTGTGCCGTCCTGGCGCTGCTGCCCCTCCCGGTGGTCGCGCCCGTCGCGGCGGTCTGGGCGCACGCCTTCGGATGGGTGCTCGCCCGGGCCGGGACGACGGGGAACTGGGCGCTCGGACACCCCGGCTTCGACGATCACGCGTGGGCGCTGGCCCTGGTCGTCGTGGGTTGGTGGCTGCTGCCGCACCAGTGGCTGCGCGTCCGACGGGACCTGATCGCGAGCGGGGTGGTGCTGATCGGCGTGTACGCCGATCCCGGGGGCACGGCGGACCACACGTGGATCACCTTCGACGTCGGACAGGGCGATGCCCACGTCTACCGCTGTGACGAGCGCGTGGTGCTGATCGACACCGGTCCGAAGGGCTGGGGCTGGCACCCGATCGAACGATCCGTCCTTCCGTGGTTGGAGCGCCGGGGAATCGACGGCGTGACCGTGGTCCTCACGCACGCTCATCTCGATCACGTGGCCGGGACCCGGCGCCTGCTGCGCTCGGCCCGGGTCGACACGCTGGTGATGGCGGCGAGCGACCGCGGCCTGGAATGGAGTGACCGCTTCACGGCGCTGGCGGATTCCACCGGAGTGGCGGTGCAGTGGTCGGCGGCGGGCGAGGTCCTCTGGGACCGCGCGTGCTGCGAGGCGAACGTGCTCTGGCCCCCGGCCTCGCTCGCGGGCGAGGGCGCGAACGATCGGAGCCTGGTCCTCAGGATCGGGCCGCGCACGGCGCCGGTGCTCGCCACCGGCGACCTGGAGCGGTACGGCGAACGGGGCGTTCTCGATGCGCTGTCGCGTCGACCCGATCCGGACACGTGGATCCTGAAGGTCGCCCACCACGGAGGAGACACCGGAACCGATCCGGAACTGCTGCGGCGGATGCGACCACGGTGGGGCCTGGTCTCGTGCGGCTACGGGAACAACCACGGACATCCCCACCCGTCGGTCTCGGAACGACTCCGGGCCGCGGGGACGGAGGTCCTGCGGACCGACCTCGCCGGGGCGGTCGTGGTCGAATGGCGGTCCGGAGTACCTCGGGTCCGCCGGGCCGGCGGGGAACCTTGA
- a CDS encoding GGDEF domain-containing protein: MKLKRQSVDLRRFLGTEIPQSRLSPDLRQRVRHALASSGDLAGLTAEVARELLTRDVFERAGVIRHGNETVPVYALPGSPRVYDLRALMGRPGEPAAASETEVPAPGVPEEPHEPAPGRLPADEQPARVPNVEPGRLGAIDAIRRTFERDWVSFGLESSLEGLLDLLSGNLDGVELRVVLWSDRLGVPQGQGRAWRVLDDGRALDEAFRRSLESAESDAVTFEGRQWVPLRVNGDVVGAVGSSRPLAVETRSMVARTLEALLMAHRRSQQRVYSDPLTGLHNRRFFENQLGLELERSLRTGQPLALLFVDLDHFKRVNDERGHEVGDLVLQHAARLMLQHLRRIDQVFRWGGEEFALLLPGTGRDDAMHTADRLRGVIERTPLILPGDGRVPLTVSVGVALAPEHAQGGERALLRHADQALYRAKETGRNRVCLYAEGEAGEHAAG, from the coding sequence ATGAAGCTCAAGCGTCAGAGCGTGGATCTCCGGCGATTCCTGGGGACCGAGATTCCCCAGTCCCGCCTCAGCCCCGACCTTCGTCAGCGGGTGCGGCACGCCCTTGCGTCCAGCGGGGACCTCGCCGGCCTGACCGCGGAGGTCGCGCGGGAGCTGCTCACGCGCGACGTCTTCGAACGGGCGGGAGTGATCCGCCACGGGAACGAGACCGTGCCGGTCTATGCGCTGCCCGGTTCCCCCCGTGTGTACGACCTCCGGGCGCTCATGGGAAGGCCCGGCGAGCCCGCGGCGGCGTCGGAGACGGAGGTTCCGGCGCCGGGCGTGCCCGAGGAACCGCACGAGCCCGCCCCGGGGCGGCTCCCGGCGGACGAGCAACCGGCCCGAGTTCCGAACGTCGAGCCGGGGCGGCTCGGTGCCATCGACGCGATCCGCCGCACCTTCGAGCGCGATTGGGTCAGCTTCGGCCTGGAGTCGAGCCTGGAGGGGCTGCTGGACCTGCTCTCGGGCAATCTCGACGGAGTCGAACTCCGGGTGGTTCTCTGGAGTGATCGGCTGGGCGTGCCCCAGGGGCAGGGGCGTGCGTGGCGGGTGCTCGACGACGGACGCGCCCTCGACGAAGCCTTCCGCCGATCGCTCGAGTCCGCGGAGTCCGACGCGGTGACCTTCGAGGGACGGCAGTGGGTCCCGCTGCGGGTGAACGGTGACGTCGTGGGAGCAGTCGGCTCGTCTCGACCCCTCGCGGTCGAGACCCGGTCGATGGTCGCCCGGACCCTCGAAGCCCTTCTCATGGCGCACCGTCGCAGTCAGCAACGCGTGTACAGCGATCCCCTGACGGGCCTGCACAACCGTCGCTTCTTCGAGAACCAGCTCGGACTGGAGCTGGAGCGGTCGCTGCGCACCGGGCAGCCGTTGGCCCTGCTCTTCGTCGATCTCGACCACTTCAAGCGCGTGAACGACGAACGGGGCCACGAGGTGGGCGACCTGGTCCTCCAGCACGCCGCGCGACTCATGCTGCAGCACCTGCGCCGGATCGACCAGGTCTTCCGATGGGGGGGAGAGGAGTTCGCGCTCCTGCTCCCCGGAACCGGCCGGGACGACGCCATGCACACGGCCGACCGCCTGCGTGGAGTGATCGAACGGACACCCCTGATCCTGCCCGGCGACGGACGGGTGCCGCTGACGGTGAGCGTCGGCGTCGCGCTCGCCCCGGAGCATGCCCAGGGCGGTGAGCGCGCCCTGCTGAGGCACGCCGACCAGGCCCTGTACCGCGCCAAGGAGACCGGACGCAACCGCGTGTGCCTCTACGCCGAGGGTGAGGCCGGCGAGCACGCCGCCGGCTGA